In Boudabousia tangfeifanii, the DNA window GTTACATTGTGACGTTGATTAAATTTGCAAAAATCTAGTGCAATTTCGTCAATATTGATTAGCCATTGTAACAATACTCCACTACGCTATTAACCGTCTTAGTTTTATCAACCAAACCTTAAAAGGGTTCTAAGGAGACAAAATGAACCGCGCAATGAAGACCACTGTTTCAGTGCTCGCCGCTGCTTCCCTATTGGTTACCGCTGGTTGCGGTGCCGAAGAAGCTAAGCTCGGAAAGAGCGAAAAGGAAATCAGCAGCACTGCCGACTACTTGCACGTCCCATACGAAGATCTAAAGCAGGGCGGCGAAGTAACTTTCGGTGTAGACGATATTCCAGAACAGCTAAATGCTTTCGCCGGTAACATGACCACCGGTACTTGGGATATTTGGTACTGGTACAACCCGATCATTGCCCTATTCGACGATGCCGGCGAATACTACCCAAACCCAGACTTTGTTACCAAGGCTGAAGCCAAGGACGTAGACGGCAAGACCGTAGTTACCTACGACCTTAACGAAAAGGCCAAGTACAACGACGGCACCCCAATCGACTGGACCGTTTGGAAGGCCACCGCCGAAACCGGCTCCGGCAAAGACCCCGACATGAGCCTTAACGACTCCTCCGGCTACGCCGCCATCGAAAAGGTGGAACGTGGTAGCTCGGACTTCCAGGTAGTTGTCACCTACAAGACCCAGTTCCCATGGTGGAAGAAGAACTTCTCCACCCTCATGCACCCGAAGTTGGCTGCAATGGGCGCTGAAGAATTCGCCAGCACCTACGTAAACAACCCACACCCTGAATGGGGTGCAGGCCCATACAAGGTTAAGGAAGTAGATTCCAAGCAGGGTATTGCCACCTTCGTACCAAACGAAAACTGGTGGGGTCAGCCAGCCAAGCTCGACGCAGTTCACTACCGTTACATGGAAGGCAACGCCGACATGAACGCCTTCCTAAACGGGGAAATCGACCTCGTGGGCGTGGGCAACAAGGAACGCCTCTCCCGCCTCAAGGAAGGCACCAAGATTTACACCGGTACCTCCCGTAACGAAGCCTTCTTGACCCTAAACTCCAAGCGTCCATTCCTCGGTGACGTCAAGGTCCGTACCGCTATCTTCAAGGCGATCGACCGCGACACCATCATGAAGATTCGCTTCAACGGCATGAACTACCAGGGTGTGCCACTAGGCTCCATGCTCTACAAGCCCACCCAGCCAGGCTACAACGACAACTTGGGCGACCTCGGCAAGTTCGACCTCGAAGCTGCCAAGAAGCTCCTCGACGAAGCTGGTTGGAAGCTCGAAGATGGCAAGGAATACCGCACCAACGACAAGGGTGAAGAACTCGAACTACTCTTGCCAACCTTCGCCCAGGACGACCTCTCTAAGTCCATCAACGAAGCCCTCTTGGCCATGTTCAAGAATGCTGGTATTAAGCTCAACCTCAAGCAGAGCTCCCCAGCTGACTACCCGAAGATCATGCAGGAACGCGCTTTCGACTTCATGCTCTCGGGCATGACCGCTGACAACCCGTTCGGCATGGGCGACGTCTGCCAGTTCTACCAGCAGGGTCAGACCCTCATCAAGGCTGGTCTCGGCAACGACGAAATCGACAAGATGTGCCAGGCTTCCATCACCGCATCCAGCGAAGAAGAAGCCAACAAGCTTGGTAACGAAACTGAAGCCGCTTACTTCAAGCTAGCTGGCATCATGCCACTACTTACCGGCCCAGTAATGGTTACCACCAAGCCTGGCTTGGCAAACCGTGGCGCCATGGGCTTCTCCCGTGTCGCACCACAGATGCTCGGTTGGGCAAAGGATGGCTTCACTCCAGAAGCTAAGTAATCCAGCGCAAAACTAAAAGGGCGGTTCAGGTTAATCCCTGAACCGCCCTTTTAGTTTGTTTAAATGGCCGAGGACGACCTCGGCTAGCAAAATGCGACCCCAAGGTAGGGAATAAAACTAAAAGCCCTTAAAAACGAAAATACGGAGTTATAGCGCAAAGTACGTATTAATACTTGTGGTCCTCGGGCACGATATCAGTCGAAAAACTAAAGGCCGTCGGTTACCCCAAAGGGCAAACCGACGGCCTA includes these proteins:
- a CDS encoding ABC transporter family substrate-binding protein — protein: MNRAMKTTVSVLAAASLLVTAGCGAEEAKLGKSEKEISSTADYLHVPYEDLKQGGEVTFGVDDIPEQLNAFAGNMTTGTWDIWYWYNPIIALFDDAGEYYPNPDFVTKAEAKDVDGKTVVTYDLNEKAKYNDGTPIDWTVWKATAETGSGKDPDMSLNDSSGYAAIEKVERGSSDFQVVVTYKTQFPWWKKNFSTLMHPKLAAMGAEEFASTYVNNPHPEWGAGPYKVKEVDSKQGIATFVPNENWWGQPAKLDAVHYRYMEGNADMNAFLNGEIDLVGVGNKERLSRLKEGTKIYTGTSRNEAFLTLNSKRPFLGDVKVRTAIFKAIDRDTIMKIRFNGMNYQGVPLGSMLYKPTQPGYNDNLGDLGKFDLEAAKKLLDEAGWKLEDGKEYRTNDKGEELELLLPTFAQDDLSKSINEALLAMFKNAGIKLNLKQSSPADYPKIMQERAFDFMLSGMTADNPFGMGDVCQFYQQGQTLIKAGLGNDEIDKMCQASITASSEEEANKLGNETEAAYFKLAGIMPLLTGPVMVTTKPGLANRGAMGFSRVAPQMLGWAKDGFTPEAK